A genomic segment from Epinephelus fuscoguttatus linkage group LG17, E.fuscoguttatus.final_Chr_v1 encodes:
- the tomm40l gene encoding mitochondrial import receptor subunit TOM40B translates to MGSVLAASSPNPPPPATGGAAAAPGLTVPPGFGMPPVSPVIPPTGAASGQQQEAENPLPNPGAFDECHRKCKEVFPMQMEGVRLVVNKGLSNHFQVNHTVLLSTMGDSTYRFGATYVGTKQTGPAEFFPVMVGDMDNSGSLNAQVIHQISNRIRSKLAFQTQQHKFMNWQGDAEFKGEDFTATVTLGNPDVIVGSGIVVTHYLQSITPTLALGGELVYHRRPGEEGTVMSLVGRYTGSNYIATLTLGSAGAHASYYHKANDQLQLGVEFEASTRMQDTSVSFGYQLDVPKANLLFKGSVDSNWIVGATLEKKLLPLPLSLVLCTFLNHRKNKFQCGFGVTIG, encoded by the exons ATGGGCAGTGTGTTGGCTGCCAGCTCCCCCAACCCTCCACCACCTGCCACTggcggtgctgctgctgctcctgggCTGACGGTCCCACCAGGCTTTGGGATGCCTCCAGTCTCCCCAGTTATACCCCCTACTGGAGCAGCCTCaggacagcagcaggaggcagaaAACCCTTTGCCAAACCCGGGTGCATTTGATGAGTGTCATCGCAAGTGCAAAG aGGTTTTCCCTATGCAGATGGAGGGAGTCAGGCTAGTTGTCAACAAGGGCCTTAGCAACCACTTCCAG GTGAATCACACAGTGCTGCTGAGCACCATGGGAGAttccacctacaggtttggtgCTACATATGTTGGAACAAAGCAGACAGGTCCAGCAGAG TTTTTTCCAGTTATGGTGGGGGACATGGACAACAGTGGCAGCCTTAACGCCCAGGTCATCCATCAGATCTCCAACAGAATACGATCCAAACTGGCCTTCCAG acacaacaacacaagTTCATGAACTGGCAAGGCGATGCTGAGTTCAAAGGAGAAGATTTCACTGCAACGGTCACCCTTGGAAACCCAGATGTCATTGTCGGCTCTG GTATTGTTGTAACACACTACCTCCAGTCCATAACGCCGACTCTGGCTCTGGGAGGGGAGCTGGTTTACCACCGCAGGCCGGGAGAGGAAGGCACAGTGATGTCTTTAGTTGGAAGATACACAG GCAGTAACTACATTGCCACACTGACACTCGGCTCAGCGGGGGCTCATGCTTCATACTATCACAAAGCCAATGACCAG TTGCAGCTCGGCGTGGAGTTTGAGGCGAGCACCCGCATGCAGGACACCAGTGTGTCGTTTGGCTACCAGCTAGATGTGCCTAAAGCCAATTTACTGTTTAAAG GTTCAGTAGACAGTAACTGGATAGTCGGTGCAACGTTAGAAAAGAAGCTGCTCCCGCTGCCGCTCTCTCTGGTCCTCTGCACCTTCCTCAACCATCGCAAGAACAAGTTCCAGTGTGGGTTTGGCGTCACCATCGGTTAG
- the LOC125905314 gene encoding apolipoprotein A-IV-like: MKVLVVLALFSVCNANILWQEPTKTNLEMVTDAFWDYVAKATVTAEDTLNQIRQSELGQQVNAKITESTDQVNKYVATLQAQMAPLTQDFITKVTQEAEQLKTRLEQDLTTVSTNVEEIVAQIQKQVEELKKEATPYAESMDPEAVKAVLLQKSQELKEQLDQKATELQAQMVPYTDDMRQKVEKSMEEFQRTIIPLTQSFEAQLAQKTQEVQQNLAQTGEELKAKLDASTQDLQAQLAILWESFTSKTQ; the protein is encoded by the exons ATGAAGGTACTTGTGGTTCTCGCACTTTTCTCCG TTTGCAATGCCAACATCCTGTGGCAGGAGCCAACCAAGACCAATCTGGAAATGGTGACAGATGCTTTCTGGGACTATGTTGCTAAAGCGACAGTCACCGCTGAGGACACCCTGAATCAGATCAGACAGTCTGAGCTGGGACAGCAAGTGAA TGCCAAGATCACCGAGAGCACTGACCAAGTCAACAAGTACGTCGCTACTCTGCAGGCTCAGATGGCTCCTCTGACCCAGGACTTCATCACTAAGGTTACCCAGGAGGCTGAGCAGCTGAAGACTCGTCTGGAGCAGGATCTGACCACTGTGAGCACTAATGTCGAGGAAATAGTGGCGCAGATCCAGAAGCAGGTGGAggagctgaagaaggaggccacCCCTTATGCTGAGTCCATGGACCCCGAGGCTGTGAAGGCTGTCCTGCTGCAGAAGAGCCAGGAGCTGAAGGAACAGCTGGATCAGAAAGCCACCGAGCTGCAGGCCCAGATGGTCCCCTACACCGACGACATGAGGCAGAAGGTGGAGAAGAGCATGGAGGAGTTTCAGAGGACCATCATCCCCCTGACCCAGAGCTTTGAGGCCCAGCTGGCCCAGAAAACCCAGGAGGTCCAGCAGAACCTGGCTCAAACAGGAGAGGAGCTGAAGGCCAAACTGGACGCCAGCACTCAGGACCTGCAGGCTCAGCTGGCCATTCTGTGGGAGTCTTTCACCTCCAAGACCCAGTAA